In Helicobacter ibis, one genomic interval encodes:
- the modB gene encoding molybdate ABC transporter permease subunit, translating into MESFLQTMLLTFKVSIITTAILLCIALPLGYFLAFYKSKITPILETIVSMPLVLPPSVLGFYLLIAFSPQNFLGAFLLEYFDIKFVFSFEGVILASIIFSMPFMINPIQAGFASLPKSLYEAALTLGKSRIEIFFKVLIPNIKNSIIVGIVVTFAHTIGEFGVIMMIGGNIEGVTRVASIAIYDEVESLNYALAHKYALTLFLVTFSILLLTFYLNKKDKL; encoded by the coding sequence ATGGAATCTTTTTTACAAACCATGCTTTTAACTTTCAAAGTATCCATAATCACAACTGCTATATTACTTTGCATTGCGTTACCATTGGGATATTTTTTGGCATTTTATAAAAGCAAAATAACGCCGATTTTAGAAACCATAGTCTCAATGCCACTTGTATTGCCTCCTAGTGTGCTTGGCTTTTATTTACTAATTGCCTTTAGCCCACAAAATTTCTTAGGAGCATTTTTATTAGAATATTTTGATATAAAGTTCGTCTTTAGCTTTGAAGGTGTAATTTTGGCCTCTATTATTTTCTCAATGCCATTTATGATAAATCCGATTCAAGCTGGTTTCGCAAGTTTGCCAAAATCACTATATGAAGCAGCACTAACACTTGGTAAAAGTAGGATTGAGATATTCTTTAAAGTACTAATCCCAAATATCAAAAACTCGATCATAGTTGGAATTGTAGTTACATTTGCCCATACCATAGGAGAATTTGGCGTCATAATGATGATAGGTGGAAACATAGAAGGAGTAACTAGGGTTGCTAGTATTGCAATCTATGATGAAGTAGAATCTCTAAACTATGCACTAGCACATAAATACGCACTAACTTTGTTTCTAGTTACATTTTCTATCTTGCTCCTTACATTTTATCTAAACAAAAAAGACAAACTATGA
- the rfaD gene encoding ADP-glyceromanno-heptose 6-epimerase produces the protein MKYTDESLNNKKILITGGAGFIGSNLAMYFQKFHPNAEVIVFDSFRSEKTFSNGNFKSLGHFKNLLDFNGEVIVGDITNKDDLARIDKIKFDYIFHEAAISDTTVIDQDAILRANVNAYKDLLEMSLRHGAKMIYASSAGTYGNTQAPNIVGQGEIPENVYGFSKLCMDKLTYKFLKENPEHIVGLRYFNVYGENELYKGKTASMILQLGIQALKNKKVRLFKMGEQKRDFVYVQDVVMANIKAISGKSGVYNVGSGESRSFNDIVKCLQNEFGEFEVEYFDNPYKFFQNHTHADIEPTKEALGYNPRYKLEDGIKEYAKSIKEIADKGEF, from the coding sequence ATGAAATATACAGATGAAAGCCTAAACAATAAAAAGATTCTAATAACAGGTGGGGCTGGTTTTATAGGATCAAACCTTGCAATGTATTTTCAGAAATTCCACCCAAATGCTGAAGTTATAGTTTTTGATAGCTTTAGAAGTGAAAAGACATTTAGCAATGGAAATTTTAAATCACTAGGACATTTTAAAAACCTCTTAGATTTCAATGGGGAAGTAATAGTTGGGGATATTACAAATAAAGATGACTTAGCAAGGATTGATAAAATAAAGTTTGATTACATATTCCATGAAGCCGCAATCTCTGATACCACGGTTATAGACCAAGATGCAATATTAAGAGCAAATGTAAATGCCTATAAAGATCTACTAGAAATGTCTCTAAGACATGGAGCAAAGATGATATATGCATCAAGTGCTGGAACTTACGGAAACACTCAAGCACCAAACATAGTAGGACAAGGAGAGATTCCAGAAAATGTCTATGGATTTTCAAAGCTTTGCATGGACAAATTAACATATAAATTTTTAAAAGAAAATCCAGAGCATATAGTTGGCTTAAGGTATTTTAATGTATATGGAGAAAATGAGCTTTATAAAGGCAAAACCGCTTCAATGATATTGCAACTAGGAATCCAAGCACTAAAGAACAAAAAAGTAAGATTATTTAAAATGGGCGAACAAAAAAGAGATTTTGTCTATGTGCAAGATGTAGTAATGGCAAACATAAAAGCTATAAGTGGCAAAAGTGGCGTATATAATGTAGGAAGCGGAGAATCTAGAAGCTTTAATGATATTGTAAAATGTCTGCAAAATGAATTTGGAGAATTTGAAGTAGAATATTTTGACAATCCTTATAAATTCTTCCAAAACCATACACATGCGGACATAGAGCCAACCAAAGAAGCACTAGGATACAATCCAAGATATAAGCTAGAAGATGGAATAAAAGAATATGCAAAAAGCATAAAAGAAATTGCAGACAAAGGCGAGTTTTGA
- a CDS encoding DNA polymerase III subunit delta — MTKKELESKITGNTEIKAIMLYGEDSFLIEYYGEKLAQKALAKDCQKNTFYFGEFNFESALSCFSSGSLFGELSLVWIKTDKKIPKKQLDTLINTLIKNETGYLILEFHQSDNQSAAKYALDYKSMIPSFRGNGVFEARLFAPNLNESMSILKEYAKKLNIQTSDFVLRKILEQQSNNLGLSIAEMRKYSIYDEEINSQTIDELGYSLGSVKCEEILELLLYKKPYFEALNHFLEKGYEEVMLIQEIEKYFFQLFLFQSHTKIYGSVASEDVLGYKLPQHIFDKKRFLATKLNEMQYEQIFLILNTWRHDSISGNTKTNGFLRALIKIQAILK; from the coding sequence ATGACAAAAAAAGAACTAGAATCAAAAATAACAGGAAACACAGAAATAAAAGCAATAATGCTATATGGTGAGGATTCGTTTCTAATAGAATATTATGGAGAAAAACTCGCACAAAAAGCATTAGCAAAAGATTGTCAAAAAAATACATTTTATTTTGGTGAGTTCAACTTTGAATCTGCACTTTCTTGCTTTTCTTCTGGGTCGTTGTTTGGAGAGCTATCACTAGTATGGATAAAAACAGACAAAAAAATCCCCAAAAAACAACTAGATACACTAATAAATACACTAATAAAAAATGAAACTGGATATTTGATACTTGAATTTCATCAAAGTGATAATCAAAGTGCCGCAAAATACGCACTAGATTATAAATCAATGATACCTAGCTTTAGAGGCAATGGGGTGTTTGAAGCTAGGCTTTTTGCACCAAACCTAAATGAATCTATGAGTATTTTAAAAGAATATGCAAAGAAACTAAATATACAAACTAGCGATTTTGTATTACGAAAAATACTAGAACAACAAAGCAACAATCTAGGGCTTAGCATAGCGGAGATGAGAAAATATAGCATATATGATGAAGAAATAAACTCACAAACAATAGATGAGCTAGGATATTCTTTAGGAAGTGTAAAGTGTGAAGAAATTTTAGAGTTGCTACTCTATAAAAAGCCGTATTTTGAGGCATTAAATCACTTTTTAGAAAAGGGATATGAAGAAGTTATGCTAATACAAGAGATAGAAAAGTATTTTTTTCAACTATTTTTATTCCAAAGTCATACAAAAATATACGGGAGCGTGGCTTCTGAAGATGTGCTTGGATACAAGCTTCCTCAACATATATTTGATAAAAAAAGATTCCTAGCTACAAAATTAAATGAAATGCAATATGAGCAAATATTTTTAATTTTAAACACATGGAGACATGATTCTATAAGCGGAAATACAAAGACTAATGGGTTTTTAAGGGCATTAATAAAAATTCAAGCAATTTTAAAGTAG
- a CDS encoding sulfate/molybdate ABC transporter ATP-binding protein — MIELKFKKNLISANGDLLLDIDCKINKNELTTIFGKSGAGKTTILKILAGLLTPEVGLIKVEDEIWLDTQKNINLKPQNRQIGFVFQDYALFPNMSIRENLAFAIPKQTSKIQAKEQIDEILEITELTNLQKLKPNMLSGGQQQRVALARAVIRKPKILLLDEPFSALDIEMNVKLREELLKIHRHFSLSTFLVSHNFSEVFSLSSHVLHMQNGKVIKSGTANEVFLRGIPSGKVRQSGNVLNITENGIFCIVSILTGNDIIKLSITKNEAKELKIGDLVIISTKAFNPTITKLTKNIQYF; from the coding sequence ATGATAGAACTCAAATTTAAGAAGAATCTAATAAGTGCAAATGGAGATTTACTGTTAGATATAGATTGCAAAATAAACAAAAATGAACTAACAACTATATTTGGAAAATCAGGTGCTGGCAAGACAACTATACTAAAGATTCTAGCCGGACTTTTAACCCCAGAAGTTGGCTTAATTAAAGTAGAAGATGAAATATGGCTAGATACGCAAAAAAACATAAACCTAAAACCGCAAAATAGACAAATAGGATTCGTATTTCAAGACTATGCACTCTTCCCAAATATGTCTATAAGGGAGAATCTAGCCTTTGCAATACCAAAGCAAACAAGCAAGATACAAGCAAAAGAACAAATCGATGAAATACTAGAAATAACAGAGTTAACAAACCTGCAAAAACTAAAGCCAAATATGCTAAGCGGAGGACAACAACAAAGAGTAGCACTAGCTAGAGCAGTAATTAGAAAACCAAAGATTCTACTACTTGATGAGCCATTTAGTGCGTTGGATATAGAGATGAATGTAAAGTTAAGAGAGGAATTATTAAAGATACATAGACACTTTTCTCTTAGCACCTTTTTAGTTAGCCATAACTTTAGTGAGGTATTTTCTCTATCAAGCCATGTATTACATATGCAAAATGGAAAGGTTATAAAAAGTGGAACTGCTAATGAAGTGTTTTTACGCGGGATTCCAAGTGGCAAAGTTAGACAAAGTGGAAATGTGCTTAATATAACAGAAAATGGGATTTTTTGTATAGTTAGCATTCTAACCGGAAATGACATAATAAAATTAAGCATAACAAAAAATGAAGCAAAAGAGCTAAAAATAGGAGACCTAGTAATAATTAGCACAAAAGCCTTCAATCCTACAATAACAAAATTAACTAAAAATATTCAATATTTTTAG
- the gmhA gene encoding D-sedoheptulose 7-phosphate isomerase yields MKEHILNEIKEHLLVANKMESLSDDIQKAAEMCIESLKNGGKILLCGNGGSAADSQHIAAELIGRYKCERPSIPAIALTTDTSALTAIGNDYGYEFVFSRQFEGLANKQDILWGISTSGNSQNVINALQKAKKLGVRTIGFSGHSGGKMSSLCDVLLISPSNDTPRIQEMHILMAHIICDLIERAFK; encoded by the coding sequence ATGAAAGAACATATCCTAAATGAAATAAAAGAGCATTTATTAGTAGCAAACAAAATGGAAAGTCTAAGTGATGATATACAAAAAGCAGCAGAAATGTGTATAGAATCTCTAAAAAATGGTGGCAAGATTCTACTATGTGGCAATGGCGGAAGTGCTGCTGATAGCCAACATATAGCAGCAGAATTAATAGGCAGATACAAGTGTGAGCGACCATCTATCCCTGCTATTGCACTTACAACTGATACTAGTGCTTTAACTGCCATTGGCAATGACTATGGATATGAATTTGTATTTTCTAGACAATTTGAGGGCTTAGCAAACAAGCAAGATATATTATGGGGAATTTCAACTAGTGGAAATAGTCAAAATGTAATAAACGCACTACAAAAAGCCAAAAAATTAGGAGTAAGAACAATAGGCTTTAGCGGACATAGTGGTGGCAAGATGTCATCTTTGTGTGATGTATTATTAATATCCCCAAGCAATGACACACCAAGAATCCAAGAAATGCACATATTAATGGCACATATTATTTGCGATTTGATAGAAAGAGCGTTTAAGTGA
- the rfaE1 gene encoding D-glycero-beta-D-manno-heptose-7-phosphate kinase, translating into MNPKILVVGDLILDHYVWGECQRISPEAPVQVVSINKETLSLGGACNVANNLISLGADVFICGMIGDDDAGAKLKNRLESLNINTSGIYTNKNRPTTQKSRIIASNQQVIRVDKEDKSQISNDGEKFILDFTTTMIDKIDCIVLSDYQKGVLSTKLTQSLIQLAKQKNLKILIDPKGHDYSKYKDSTLLTPNKKEAIEATGINIIDDESLLQALEKLKNTCNLEYSLITLSEDGIAILQDSKLIKVPTIAREVFDVTGAGDTVIASLAFMLSQKEEILPSIYFANAAAAVVVSKVGSVATNKKDIFTYLYDNDLLDSSLVSTKFMEAFSQDGAKFLSNFHKIVQRKKPINPQNKLITKDDFDNFLESLTKLTNLKIVFTNGCFDILHIGHISYLNEAKKLGDVLIVGLNSNSSIKAIKGNDRPINNELDRAYMLCALECIDFVIIFDEETPFNLIKQIKPNILVKGGDYKNKEVVGAEFANEVKLIDFIEGKSTTNIINKIKGNQ; encoded by the coding sequence TTGAATCCAAAAATTTTAGTCGTTGGAGATTTGATATTAGACCACTATGTGTGGGGAGAATGCCAAAGAATCTCACCTGAAGCACCAGTGCAAGTAGTAAGCATAAACAAAGAAACACTAAGTTTAGGCGGAGCATGCAATGTAGCAAATAATCTAATCTCACTTGGTGCAGATGTGTTTATATGCGGAATGATAGGCGATGATGATGCAGGTGCTAAACTAAAAAATAGACTAGAATCTCTAAACATAAACACAAGTGGAATCTACACAAACAAAAATCGCCCAACAACACAAAAATCAAGAATCATAGCCTCAAACCAACAAGTAATAAGAGTAGATAAAGAAGACAAAAGCCAAATAAGCAATGATGGAGAAAAATTCATCTTAGACTTTACAACAACTATGATAGATAAAATAGACTGCATTGTGCTATCTGACTATCAAAAAGGTGTGCTAAGCACAAAACTAACACAAAGCTTAATACAACTAGCAAAACAAAAGAATCTAAAAATACTAATAGACCCAAAGGGACATGACTACTCAAAATACAAAGATTCAACACTTCTAACACCAAATAAAAAAGAAGCCATAGAAGCCACAGGAATAAATATAATAGATGATGAATCTCTACTACAAGCCTTAGAGAAACTAAAAAATACTTGCAACTTAGAATACTCATTAATTACTCTTAGCGAAGATGGGATTGCTATTTTGCAAGATTCAAAGCTTATAAAAGTGCCAACAATTGCTAGAGAAGTCTTTGATGTAACGGGTGCTGGAGATACGGTTATTGCCTCTTTAGCTTTCATGCTATCACAAAAGGAAGAGATTCTCCCTAGCATATATTTTGCAAATGCTGCTGCTGCTGTTGTTGTTAGCAAAGTTGGCTCTGTTGCTACAAACAAAAAGGATATTTTTACATATCTATATGATAATGATTTGCTTGATAGCTCACTTGTTAGCACTAAATTTATGGAAGCATTTAGCCAAGATGGCGCGAAATTCTTATCAAATTTCCACAAAATAGTGCAAAGAAAAAAACCAATAAACCCACAAAACAAACTAATTACAAAAGATGATTTTGATAATTTTTTAGAATCTCTAACCAAGCTAACAAATCTAAAGATTGTTTTTACAAATGGTTGCTTTGATATACTGCACATAGGACATATTAGCTACCTAAATGAAGCAAAAAAGCTAGGAGATGTGCTAATTGTAGGGCTAAATAGTAATTCTTCTATTAAAGCCATAAAGGGGAATGATCGCCCAATTAATAATGAACTAGATAGAGCTTATATGCTATGTGCATTAGAATGTATTGACTTTGTAATTATATTCGATGAAGAAACTCCATTTAATCTAATAAAACAAATAAAGCCAAACATTCTAGTAAAAGGTGGAGACTACAAGAATAAAGAAGTTGTAGGAGCAGAGTTTGCAAATGAAGTAAAACTAATAGACTTCATAGAAGGAAAAAGCACAACAAACATAATAAACAAAATAAAAGGAAATCAATGA
- a CDS encoding class I SAM-dependent methyltransferase: MESWSDGYFTNTEYTEGYYKEISPMMINLNLALAGVEVGNEHDITPKDGFSYLELGYGMGISITLNAATNNGIFYGTDFTPTHTHKANIYANGLDNITLYNDSFEELLERLNKTRLEFDYIVFHGIFSWISRENQDIILEIIRKFLKPGGIVYNSYNCMPGWSSKMALREIFRMHNRHYTNASTGAHESIANSANFLKEFMETNPMYFQGNQIAQSLVTQLTQSNNHKYLGHEYLNSTWDIFYFHEIAERMQDMAKCSYITMGEILEHFNEWTLRPEWVSYLSNIKDKIFQEQLKDFCLNRQFRKDIYCKGVAYTNHNTAKTKLLNTKFALVEQKEKFSTKMQFVLGEGTLKREKYDSVLEYLESKNYTSKTGWEISEKCKLQFQELMSILAILMQQGIVSPAQTISDTIKNRTKIYNQNIIKNKEKSILSASYIASPVTCSAIAINDLHRFMLGFYMQGITAENNLITRTIEKLKELDSKPIKDGKTLTTDSEIKKEITQMANEFKQKIGIFKNLGIID, from the coding sequence ATGGAATCTTGGAGCGATGGATATTTTACAAATACCGAATATACAGAGGGATATTATAAAGAAATTAGTCCTATGATGATTAACTTAAATCTAGCGTTAGCTGGAGTTGAAGTTGGAAATGAACATGATATAACACCAAAAGATGGCTTTAGCTACCTTGAGCTTGGCTACGGAATGGGAATTAGCATAACGCTGAATGCAGCAACAAATAATGGTATATTCTATGGGACCGATTTTACTCCAACCCACACACATAAAGCCAACATTTATGCTAATGGACTTGATAATATTACTCTATACAATGATAGTTTTGAGGAATTATTAGAAAGACTAAATAAAACTAGGCTAGAATTTGACTACATTGTATTTCATGGTATTTTCTCATGGATATCAAGAGAAAACCAAGACATAATACTAGAAATAATAAGAAAATTCCTAAAGCCTGGTGGTATCGTTTATAATAGCTACAATTGTATGCCAGGTTGGTCATCCAAAATGGCGTTGAGAGAAATTTTTAGAATGCATAATAGACATTATACAAATGCAAGCACAGGTGCACACGAATCTATTGCAAATTCTGCAAACTTCTTAAAGGAATTTATGGAAACAAATCCTATGTATTTTCAAGGCAATCAAATAGCGCAATCATTGGTCACACAACTCACTCAGAGCAATAACCATAAGTACTTAGGACACGAATATCTAAATTCTACTTGGGATATTTTTTATTTCCATGAGATAGCAGAAAGAATGCAAGATATGGCAAAGTGTAGCTATATAACTATGGGTGAGATATTAGAGCACTTTAACGAATGGACTTTAAGACCCGAATGGGTAAGCTATCTAAGCAATATAAAAGATAAAATATTCCAAGAACAACTAAAAGATTTTTGTTTGAATAGACAGTTTAGAAAAGACATATATTGTAAAGGAGTAGCATACACTAACCATAATACAGCAAAAACAAAACTATTAAATACAAAATTTGCATTAGTAGAACAAAAGGAAAAATTTTCTACCAAAATGCAATTCGTACTCGGGGAAGGGACATTAAAGAGAGAAAAATATGATAGCGTTTTAGAATATCTAGAATCTAAAAATTATACTTCAAAAACCGGTTGGGAGATTAGCGAAAAATGCAAATTACAATTCCAAGAATTGATGAGTATTTTAGCGATATTAATGCAACAAGGAATAGTATCGCCCGCACAAACCATAAGTGATACTATAAAAAATAGAACCAAAATATACAATCAAAACATAATTAAAAACAAAGAAAAATCAATCCTAAGTGCTTCATACATAGCTTCTCCTGTAACATGCTCTGCAATCGCAATTAACGATCTGCATAGATTCATGCTTGGATTTTACATGCAAGGAATAACGGCTGAAAATAATCTAATAACAAGAACAATAGAAAAACTAAAAGAGCTAGATTCAAAACCAATTAAAGATGGAAAAACACTAACAACCGATTCAGAAATCAAAAAAGAAATAACACAAATGGCTAACGAGTTTAAACAAAAAATAGGTATCTTTAAAAACTTAGGAATAATAGATTGA
- a CDS encoding RNB domain-containing ribonuclease, with product MLELANLLERGIPKKKKLARVFEESLEILKKHNAIILHKFKYYLHKDYCIGTFSPTKQGYGYVIPLNGSQDILIEKTNTNNATKDDIVLTKITTNSRKKKGKIITKLQTTQKYAICYIEKYKNNYIAISIPNELAYKIKASKKSLDSLPKDTIIKINQDNGEIVEILGAMSDPKIDEKISLSLYDKHEGFSLNSEIESQSFKEARLKDFKERVDLSSLPFCVIDPDDAKDHDDAICYIEDKSTLYIAIADVSYYVKEESPLDEDARHRAFSIYFPHKSIPMLPRILSEGLCSLQQNKLRLAMVWKIKLHKKNLSILNSELFEAVIKVKSKLTYNQVDEFFDTNKKIKGTNCDMLLSLKDTTQKLRAKRLKSGFDFRNDETRLELDKNQELKSIKQSKQTASHQLIEECMLLANIQSAKLLESKNTKVDSSLKLGIYRIHASPKKESLQNLFLELRLLGIWDKGIPAQKDLHKTILKIQKIANKKNLTQEVDKLIIKSMQQANYASHNIGHFGLGFESYSHFTSPIRRYSDLVLHRILKQKIKLEENITIKESLPMLCEHLNKEERNIAKIEWDFNDRKFARFLNTKISQSFDGIIIDEQTPQLVSLRHKMLLGARVIALKGKGVKYQKVRIQIIDVNLKTAKVYGRIVECYNEILGQNYTDETYIKNKILENKKNLKQKAKINAKQIKQNIKNKPKKSKKRYK from the coding sequence ATGCTTGAACTTGCAAACCTACTAGAGAGAGGAATCCCAAAGAAAAAAAAGTTAGCAAGAGTATTTGAAGAATCTTTAGAAATCCTAAAAAAACACAACGCAATTATTTTGCATAAATTCAAATACTATTTGCACAAAGATTACTGCATAGGGACATTTAGCCCTACAAAGCAAGGCTATGGATATGTAATACCACTAAATGGCTCACAAGACATACTAATAGAAAAAACAAACACAAACAACGCCACTAAAGATGATATAGTCCTAACAAAAATAACAACAAATTCCCGCAAAAAAAAGGGAAAAATAATAACAAAACTCCAAACAACGCAAAAATACGCAATATGCTACATAGAAAAATACAAAAACAACTATATAGCAATAAGCATCCCAAATGAATTAGCCTACAAAATAAAAGCAAGTAAAAAATCTCTAGATTCTCTCCCAAAAGATACGATTATAAAAATCAACCAAGATAATGGAGAAATAGTAGAAATACTTGGTGCTATGAGCGATCCAAAAATAGATGAGAAAATCTCTCTAAGTCTATATGATAAACATGAGGGATTTTCGCTTAATAGCGAGATTGAAAGTCAAAGCTTTAAAGAAGCAAGATTAAAAGACTTTAAAGAAAGAGTGGATTTAAGCTCTCTTCCTTTTTGCGTGATTGACCCCGATGATGCAAAAGACCACGATGATGCTATATGCTATATAGAGGATAAATCAACTCTATATATAGCAATCGCAGATGTAAGCTACTATGTAAAAGAAGAATCTCCACTAGATGAAGATGCAAGACATAGGGCATTTAGCATATACTTTCCCCACAAATCAATACCAATGCTACCACGAATCTTAAGCGAAGGACTATGCTCACTACAACAAAACAAACTAAGATTAGCAATGGTATGGAAAATAAAACTCCATAAAAAGAATCTATCCATATTAAATAGCGAACTATTTGAAGCTGTAATTAAAGTAAAGTCAAAGCTAACATACAATCAAGTAGATGAGTTTTTTGACACAAACAAAAAGATAAAAGGCACTAATTGCGATATGCTACTATCCTTGAAGGATACAACACAAAAACTAAGGGCAAAACGCTTAAAGAGTGGGTTTGACTTTAGAAATGATGAGACAAGATTGGAGCTAGATAAAAACCAAGAACTAAAATCAATCAAACAAAGCAAACAAACAGCCTCCCACCAATTAATAGAAGAATGTATGCTACTAGCAAATATACAAAGTGCCAAATTACTAGAATCTAAAAACACCAAAGTAGATTCAAGCCTAAAGCTAGGAATATACAGAATCCACGCCTCACCAAAAAAAGAAAGTTTGCAGAATTTATTTTTAGAACTAAGATTGCTTGGGATATGGGATAAAGGAATCCCTGCCCAAAAAGACCTGCACAAAACAATACTAAAAATACAAAAAATAGCCAACAAAAAAAACCTAACACAAGAAGTAGATAAGCTAATAATAAAATCAATGCAACAAGCAAATTATGCAAGTCATAATATAGGGCATTTTGGCTTGGGGTTTGAATCGTATAGCCACTTTACTTCTCCGATTCGGAGATATAGCGATCTTGTGCTACATAGAATCTTAAAACAAAAGATAAAACTAGAAGAAAATATAACAATAAAAGAATCTCTCCCAATGCTATGCGAACATCTAAACAAAGAAGAAAGAAACATAGCCAAAATAGAGTGGGATTTTAATGATAGAAAATTCGCTAGATTCTTAAACACAAAAATATCACAAAGCTTTGATGGAATAATAATAGATGAGCAAACGCCACAGCTAGTATCGCTAAGACATAAAATGCTACTTGGCGCAAGAGTAATAGCCCTAAAAGGCAAGGGTGTGAAGTATCAAAAAGTAAGAATCCAAATAATAGATGTAAATTTAAAAACTGCAAAAGTTTATGGAAGAATAGTAGAATGCTACAATGAAATATTAGGGCAAAATTACACTGATGAAACATATATAAAAAATAAGATTCTAGAAAACAAGAAGAATCTAAAACAAAAAGCAAAAATAAATGCAAAACAAATAAAGCAAAACATAAAAAATAAACCCAAAAAATCAAAAAAGAGATATAAATGA
- a CDS encoding HDOD domain-containing protein, translating to MLLFIYNYHKIIGGGGRPNLMESQIMQDINSLPPLSSTITKLQSISLEKDTSIKEVVYIVQEDPFLSADIIKSANSPIYGFSHKITSVTQAISLFGIVTIKGLAISSVIRSSFEIDLEPYKLDTEQFIKTSLTKSKFMLQWYKHEIKKLEILMPTSLLMHMGMVIISEYIKKLGKAKEFKALIDEDHFLNRELQIAGNTQYEILELLFSHWNFEETMVETMRFLYSNDVPDSLKQYVYPLRVLNTIITPYKIATQEQIAECIDLIEEYELDIALFNEALVKIQNMDLGNA from the coding sequence ATGTTATTATTTATTTATAATTATCACAAAATAATAGGGGGGGGGGGGCGACCTAACCTAATGGAAAGCCAAATTATGCAAGATATAAATTCTCTACCGCCGTTGTCTAGCACTATTACAAAGTTACAATCAATATCTTTAGAAAAAGATACAAGCATAAAAGAAGTTGTATATATAGTCCAAGAAGATCCATTCTTAAGTGCAGATATAATAAAAAGTGCAAACTCTCCAATATATGGATTCTCACATAAAATTACTTCAGTGACACAGGCAATAAGCCTATTTGGAATTGTAACAATAAAAGGTTTGGCAATTTCAAGCGTTATAAGATCATCATTTGAAATAGACTTAGAACCATATAAGCTAGATACGGAACAATTTATTAAAACATCTCTAACAAAAAGTAAATTCATGCTTCAATGGTATAAACACGAGATTAAAAAACTAGAAATACTAATGCCAACTTCATTGCTTATGCATATGGGAATGGTGATAATATCAGAATACATAAAAAAACTTGGCAAAGCAAAAGAGTTCAAAGCACTAATAGATGAAGATCACTTTTTAAACCGAGAGCTACAAATAGCAGGTAATACACAATATGAAATACTAGAGCTATTATTTAGTCATTGGAATTTTGAAGAGACAATGGTAGAGACTATGCGTTTTTTATATTCAAACGATGTGCCAGATTCGCTAAAGCAATATGTATATCCACTAAGAGTGCTAAACACTATAATTACTCCATACAAAATAGCTACACAAGAGCAAATAGCTGAATGTATAGACTTAATAGAGGAATATGAATTGGATATAGCTTTGTTTAATGAAGCTTTAGTAAAGATACAAAATATGGACTTGGGGAATGCTTGA
- the rpsF gene encoding 30S ribosomal protein S6, with protein MRFYETMFIVKPTLTQEEINQKIDFYKATILNHNGEISATLDMGMRNLAYEIKKNKRGYYFVIYFKADPSLVLELERLYRINEDILRFIVIKYQSKKEQKAWESLVDRAINNKKATPLKEAKEEKKEEAQ; from the coding sequence ATGCGTTTTTATGAGACTATGTTCATTGTAAAACCAACTTTAACACAAGAAGAAATCAACCAAAAAATAGATTTCTACAAAGCTACGATACTAAATCACAATGGTGAAATTAGTGCTACACTTGATATGGGTATGAGAAATCTAGCATATGAAATTAAGAAAAACAAACGCGGTTATTACTTTGTGATTTACTTCAAAGCTGACCCTAGCTTAGTTTTAGAGCTTGAGAGACTTTATAGAATAAATGAAGATATTTTGAGATTCATAGTAATTAAATATCAAAGCAAAAAAGAGCAAAAAGCTTGGGAAAGTCTTGTGGATAGAGCCATAAACAATAAAAAAGCAACTCCACTAAAAGAAGCTAAAGAAGAGAAAAAAGAAGAAGCACAATAG